A part of Solicola gregarius genomic DNA contains:
- a CDS encoding AMP-binding protein: MTALTGVDARVEEIRDSFWSTDRGAAWTLCDRHPAEATALRVMDESLVLTEVSYGELTETSQHVAGALSSMGVGEGDRVASLMGKSVELVTVLLGIWRTGAVYVPLFTAFAGDAVAERLAAARVRAVFVDAAQRPKVPVGPWRIIVIGAIDGERTLAAEIAHEHESPPPAVVGPGGAFVHMFTSGTTGAPKGVVHPFGYAAGWQAYLEFGLGVQPDGSFWCGADPGWAYGLYTAIVAPLAAGVPTVLLQGGFDADRTWSTMARLAVTDFAAAPTVYRSLARGPVVSSDDLALERLSSAGEPLTPDVNDWARSALGLEVHDHYGQTEVGMPIGFAHHRDVAIPIRDECMGGALPGWSVVVLDNDGRPVDAGRAGRLAIRVTDSPFMTFWGYVDGRGNEERFVDDGRYYLTGDTATMNQDRTTFRFSSRDDDVIIMAGYRIGPFDVESTLVQHDAIVECAVVGAPDPVRGEVIEAFVVLREGLELDHGLADDLRRWVKERYAAHAFPRRLHAVDALPRTESGKVRRGELRQRLGVRDSGR, encoded by the coding sequence ATGACGGCTTTGACCGGTGTCGATGCTCGGGTCGAGGAGATACGCGACAGCTTCTGGTCGACGGACCGAGGCGCCGCGTGGACGTTGTGCGACAGGCATCCCGCCGAGGCGACCGCCCTACGTGTGATGGACGAGAGCCTCGTACTGACAGAGGTGTCGTACGGCGAGCTCACCGAGACCTCGCAGCATGTCGCGGGCGCTCTGTCGTCGATGGGGGTGGGTGAAGGGGATCGGGTCGCGAGCCTGATGGGCAAGAGTGTCGAGCTTGTCACCGTCCTGCTGGGGATCTGGCGAACAGGTGCGGTCTACGTGCCGCTCTTCACGGCGTTTGCAGGTGATGCCGTCGCGGAGAGGCTGGCGGCCGCCCGAGTACGCGCGGTGTTCGTAGACGCGGCACAGCGACCTAAGGTGCCGGTCGGTCCATGGCGGATCATCGTGATCGGTGCGATCGACGGCGAGCGGACCCTCGCAGCCGAGATCGCTCACGAGCATGAGTCTCCGCCGCCCGCCGTGGTCGGCCCCGGCGGTGCCTTCGTGCACATGTTCACCTCCGGGACCACGGGTGCTCCGAAGGGTGTGGTGCACCCCTTCGGCTACGCGGCGGGCTGGCAGGCGTATCTGGAGTTCGGGCTCGGCGTACAGCCGGACGGCAGCTTCTGGTGTGGTGCGGACCCGGGCTGGGCGTACGGGCTCTACACAGCCATCGTGGCGCCACTGGCCGCAGGTGTCCCCACGGTCCTGCTCCAGGGCGGCTTCGATGCCGACCGCACCTGGTCGACGATGGCGCGACTGGCGGTGACCGACTTCGCTGCAGCACCGACCGTGTACCGCAGTCTCGCCAGGGGCCCCGTCGTCTCGTCGGATGATCTCGCTCTTGAGCGCCTGTCCAGTGCCGGAGAACCCCTGACGCCTGACGTCAATGACTGGGCGAGATCGGCTCTGGGTTTGGAGGTGCACGATCACTACGGGCAGACCGAGGTCGGTATGCCGATCGGCTTCGCGCACCACCGGGATGTCGCGATTCCGATCCGGGACGAGTGCATGGGCGGCGCGCTGCCGGGCTGGTCGGTCGTCGTCCTCGACAATGACGGGCGGCCGGTCGATGCGGGTCGGGCAGGGCGTCTCGCCATCCGCGTCACGGACAGCCCGTTCATGACGTTCTGGGGCTACGTCGATGGCCGTGGCAACGAGGAGCGGTTCGTCGACGACGGCCGGTACTACCTGACAGGTGATACGGCAACGATGAATCAGGACCGCACGACGTTCCGGTTCTCGTCGCGCGACGACGACGTGATCATCATGGCCGGCTACCGAATCGGGCCGTTCGACGTGGAGTCGACACTCGTTCAGCACGACGCGATCGTCGAGTGCGCGGTTGTCGGCGCGCCGGATCCGGTCCGCGGCGAGGTCATCGAGGCGTTCGTCGTGCTCCGCGAGGGCCTAGAGCTGGACCACGGGCTCGCCGACGACCTGCGGCGTTGGGTCAAGGAACGCTATGCGGCGCACGCATTTCCCCGACGGCTGCACGCTGTGGATGCGCTGCCGAGGACCGAGAGCGGCAAGGTCCGACGCGGAGAACTCCGCCAGCGCCTCGGCGTTCGCGACAGTGGTCGGTGA
- a CDS encoding SDR family NAD(P)-dependent oxidoreductase, with the protein MNRFTGQVVLVTGGGRGLGAEMARRFASEGATVVIGEIDGAGGTRVADELTSRFGSAASADRINVASSTSASDWVDGVIGRYGRVDVLVNNAGIIRDGRVANITDDAWRDVVDVSLSGAFYLARAVLPHMFDRGYGRILSLSSMSWRGNFGQANYAAAKAGVVGLARTIALEGAHNGVTSNVIAPGLVETPMLASMDPAARAKLTAKIPTRTTGSPADIAAAAAYLCSPEARYVTGVVLDVDGGIGIGSSMR; encoded by the coding sequence ATGAATCGCTTCACGGGCCAGGTGGTCCTGGTAACCGGTGGTGGCAGGGGCCTCGGAGCCGAGATGGCCCGCCGGTTCGCATCCGAAGGCGCCACGGTCGTCATCGGTGAGATAGACGGCGCCGGCGGCACACGCGTCGCCGACGAGCTCACGAGCCGCTTCGGTAGCGCTGCCAGCGCCGATCGGATCAACGTCGCGTCGTCCACCAGCGCGTCGGATTGGGTGGACGGCGTCATCGGCAGATACGGCCGCGTCGATGTTCTGGTGAACAACGCGGGGATCATCCGCGATGGTCGTGTCGCGAACATCACCGATGACGCATGGCGCGACGTTGTCGATGTCAGCCTTAGCGGCGCATTTTACCTCGCTCGCGCGGTCCTGCCGCACATGTTCGATCGTGGCTACGGACGAATTCTGTCGCTGTCGTCGATGAGCTGGCGCGGCAACTTCGGTCAGGCGAACTACGCTGCCGCAAAGGCCGGCGTCGTGGGCCTTGCGCGAACCATCGCGTTGGAGGGCGCTCACAACGGCGTCACGTCCAACGTGATCGCACCCGGACTCGTGGAGACGCCGATGCTCGCATCGATGGATCCTGCGGCTAGGGCGAAACTGACGGCGAAGATCCCGACACGTACCACGGGCAGCCCTGCGGACATCGCCGCGGCGGCGGCGTACCTCTGCTCGCCGGAAGCCCGTTACGTCACCGGCGTAGTGCTCGACGTCGACGGCGGAATCGGCATCGGCTCGTCCATGCGCTGA
- a CDS encoding enoyl-CoA hydratase/isomerase family protein, with protein sequence MANQSATLTTEQHGPIATLRLNRPQVRNALNPALIADLDAAMDAAEGDPETACIVLLGAGRSFSAGADLRHLLALHEQGRSPVPFLRDVSAVATRLEASPKPTLAAIHGHAVAGGMELALACDVALASETAQIGDGHVRNGLLPGGGASLRLPEKVGAALSRWLALTGDLVPAHRLAEAGWLHSVVPDARLEQAAYELASVLCASSGPAQSNFKQLLTDQARRDSDPHRELAAFERHWRSHDVPGVLRRFLRERTSTDRPIKSSRKV encoded by the coding sequence GTGGCCAATCAGTCGGCCACGCTGACCACCGAGCAGCACGGCCCGATCGCGACTTTGCGCCTCAATCGGCCGCAGGTGCGCAACGCCTTGAACCCGGCCCTCATAGCGGATCTCGATGCTGCCATGGATGCGGCCGAAGGCGATCCCGAAACGGCTTGCATCGTATTGCTGGGGGCGGGGCGCAGCTTCAGCGCAGGAGCAGATCTGCGTCATCTCCTCGCACTGCACGAGCAAGGCCGCTCGCCCGTTCCGTTCCTGCGCGACGTGTCCGCGGTGGCCACGCGTCTCGAAGCGTCGCCGAAACCGACACTCGCCGCGATACACGGACACGCGGTCGCAGGTGGGATGGAGCTGGCGCTCGCCTGCGACGTAGCCCTCGCCTCCGAGACGGCCCAAATCGGGGACGGCCACGTGCGAAATGGGCTGTTGCCCGGCGGCGGCGCCAGTTTGCGGCTGCCGGAGAAGGTCGGCGCCGCGTTGAGCCGATGGCTCGCCCTCACCGGGGATCTCGTGCCGGCGCACCGGCTAGCGGAGGCGGGATGGTTGCACTCGGTCGTGCCCGATGCACGGCTCGAGCAGGCGGCCTATGAGTTGGCGAGCGTCCTCTGCGCCTCCTCGGGGCCGGCTCAGTCGAACTTCAAGCAACTTCTGACCGATCAGGCTCGCCGTGACTCGGATCCACACCGAGAGCTCGCGGCCTTCGAACGGCACTGGCGCAGTCATGACGTGCCGGGGGTCCTGCGACGGTTCCTACGCGAACGCACGTCGACGGACCGGCCAATCAAGAGCTCCAGAAAGGTCTGA
- a CDS encoding TetR/AcrR family transcriptional regulator: protein MRGGPRQGTEIRTPRKRRVDTDRREELLARVEEIVLAEGFTSVTVEELSQRLRCSKATLYSIASTKEQLVVSTVRHFFATAAATIEEAVSAEPDSRKRIKTYLDGVGSAMRRNSPAFYDDMVSYGPTAEIYRRNTASAATRVRELIDDGVGKGHFRATDGLLAAQVVALAIDGVQSGVVLEATGLSPGDAFAELGDLLLYGLTHASG, encoded by the coding sequence ATGCGAGGGGGACCACGCCAGGGCACCGAGATCCGAACGCCACGCAAGCGGCGCGTCGATACGGACCGCCGGGAGGAGCTACTCGCCCGGGTCGAGGAGATCGTCCTCGCCGAGGGCTTCACGAGTGTGACCGTCGAGGAGCTGTCACAGCGGCTGCGCTGCTCGAAGGCGACGCTGTACAGCATCGCGAGCACCAAGGAGCAGCTCGTCGTTTCCACGGTCAGGCACTTCTTCGCCACGGCCGCGGCCACGATCGAAGAGGCGGTCTCCGCCGAGCCGGACAGCCGCAAGCGAATCAAGACCTACCTCGACGGCGTCGGCAGTGCGATGCGCCGCAACTCTCCAGCGTTCTACGACGACATGGTCTCGTACGGCCCGACGGCCGAGATTTATCGACGCAATACCGCGAGCGCGGCAACTCGCGTGCGCGAACTCATAGACGACGGCGTCGGCAAGGGACACTTCCGCGCAACCGACGGACTCCTCGCAGCACAAGTCGTCGCACTGGCGATCGATGGTGTCCAGTCCGGCGTCGTCCTCGAGGCGACCGGGCTCTCACCAGGCGACGCGTTCGCGGAGCTGGGCGACCTGCTGCTCTACGGCCTCACCCATGCGTCCGGGTAG